The Gloeocapsa sp. PCC 73106 genomic sequence CCTATAATGTTCGTATTTTTGGTTCTGTCGCCAGAGGAGAGGATAATGAAAATAGTGATTTTGATTTTTTGATTGATTATGATTTAGATAAAGTAACATCATGGTTTCCCGGAGGATTATTAGTTGATTTAGAGGAGTTATTGGGACGAAAAGTGGAT encodes the following:
- a CDS encoding nucleotidyltransferase family protein yields the protein MMLKRLLEEKREDIIEIAARHGAYNVRIFGSVARGEDNENSDFDFLIDYDLDKVTSWFPGGLLVDLEELLGRKVDIVTEKGLNDLIRKRILTEAIPL